The Enterobacter huaxiensis sequence TGAGATTTTGCAGGGCAACGCGCACTTTGTGGATGAACACACGCTGGCGCTTGAGTGCCACGACGGTTCGGTTGAAACCATCACCGCCGAAAAATTCGTGATCGCCTGCGGTTCACGTCCGTACCATCCGGCCGACGTAGACTTCTCGCATCCGCGCGTTTACGACAGCGACTCCATTCTCAGCCTGCACCACGAACCCCGCCATGTGATTATCTACGGCGCGGGCGTGATTGGCTGCGAATATGCGTCGATCTTCCGCGGAATGGAGGTCAAAGTAGACCTGATCAACACCCGCGACCGTCTGCTGGCGTTCCTCGATCAGGAGATGTCAGATTCGCTCTCCTATCACTTCTGGAACAGCGGTGTGGTCATTCGCCACAACGAAGAGTACGAGAAGATCGAAGGCTGCGACGACGGCGTGATCATGCACCTGAAGTCCGGCAAGAAGCTGAAAGCGGACTGCCTGCTGTATGCCAACGGCCGCACCGGCAACACTGATTCGCTGCAGCTGGAAAACATCGGCCTTGAGACCGACAGCCGCGGTCAGCTAAAGGTCAACAGCATGTACCAGACCGCGCTGCCGCACGTGTATGCCGTCGGTGACGTGATTGGCTACCCGAGCCTGGCGTCAGCGGCTTACGACCAGGGCCGCATTGCGGCTCAGGCGCTGGTGAAAGGTGAAGCGACGGCGCATCTGATTGAAGATATCCCTACGGGCATTTATACCATTCCGGAAATCAGCTCTGTGGGGAAAACCGAGCAGCAGCTGACGGCCATGAAGGTGCCTTACGAGGTGGGTCGCGCGCAGTTTAAACATCTGGCGCGGGCGCAAATCGTGGGGATGAGCGTAGGTACGCTGAAGATTTTGTTCCATCGCGATACGA is a genomic window containing:
- the sthA gene encoding Si-specific NAD(P)(+) transhydrogenase, with the protein product MSHSYDYDAIVIGSGPGGEGAAMGLVKQGARVAVIERYHNVGGGCTHWGTIPSKALRHAVSRIIEFNQNPLYSDHSRLLRSSFADILNHADTVINQQTRMRQGFYERNHCEILQGNAHFVDEHTLALECHDGSVETITAEKFVIACGSRPYHPADVDFSHPRVYDSDSILSLHHEPRHVIIYGAGVIGCEYASIFRGMEVKVDLINTRDRLLAFLDQEMSDSLSYHFWNSGVVIRHNEEYEKIEGCDDGVIMHLKSGKKLKADCLLYANGRTGNTDSLQLENIGLETDSRGQLKVNSMYQTALPHVYAVGDVIGYPSLASAAYDQGRIAAQALVKGEATAHLIEDIPTGIYTIPEISSVGKTEQQLTAMKVPYEVGRAQFKHLARAQIVGMSVGTLKILFHRDTKEILGIHCFGERAAEIIHIGQAIMEQKGGGNTIEYFVNTTFNYPTMAEAYRVAALNGLNRLF